The following are from one region of the Cytobacillus firmus genome:
- a CDS encoding undecaprenyl-diphosphate phosphatase, whose product MSKLEAFILGIIQGLTEFLPISSTGHLYLGRHLFGLDEAGLFLDTMLHIGTLLAVLVVYKNELLQIIKKPFGKLSMLLIVGTIPAVIVGLLLSDMFDSISKSGVTIGWEFLFTGFILWIADGVKKGAKKMDSITYGDALFIGSFQAAAIFPAVSRSGLTIAAGLFRKLDRETAAYFSFLLSIPAIAGGIVMQFGELMSGHTEAITLGSMLMATLSSAIFGYAAVVWMINFLKRKSLKIFAVYVWILGFIIIFLQMTGIF is encoded by the coding sequence ATGTCAAAGCTGGAGGCTTTCATTCTGGGAATCATTCAGGGGCTTACCGAGTTCCTGCCTATTTCCAGTACTGGACATTTATATTTGGGGAGACATCTATTTGGCCTTGATGAAGCAGGCCTTTTCCTTGATACAATGCTGCACATAGGAACTTTACTGGCAGTCCTGGTCGTATACAAAAATGAATTGCTTCAAATTATTAAGAAGCCCTTCGGCAAGCTATCAATGCTTCTGATAGTCGGGACGATTCCAGCCGTAATCGTGGGACTCCTGCTGAGTGACATGTTCGATTCAATTTCGAAATCCGGTGTTACAATCGGCTGGGAATTTCTGTTTACAGGGTTTATACTCTGGATTGCTGATGGTGTTAAAAAAGGAGCAAAAAAAATGGACAGCATCACGTACGGAGATGCCTTGTTTATCGGCTCCTTTCAGGCTGCTGCCATTTTTCCGGCAGTCTCAAGGTCCGGCTTAACCATTGCAGCAGGCCTCTTTAGGAAGCTTGACAGGGAAACTGCTGCCTATTTTTCATTTCTGTTATCCATTCCTGCCATCGCTGGCGGCATTGTCATGCAGTTTGGCGAATTAATGTCCGGTCACACAGAAGCCATAACCCTTGGCAGCATGTTAATGGCAACATTGTCATCAGCGATTTTCGGTTATGCAGCAGTCGTGTGGATGATTAATTTTCTAAAACGAAAATCCTTAAAGATATTTGCTGTATACGTTTGGATATTAGGGTTCATCATTATATTCCTTCAAATGACCGGGATTTTTT
- a CDS encoding DUF4870 domain-containing protein yields MNDYKMPSNDERLIAAAIYVTSFFTAFVGPLIIWLLKKNDSEFVDYHGKEYLNFLISYTIYSAISVVLMIILIGVITIWIVGILAFIFTIVAAVKAYEGKEYRIPLVFRILK; encoded by the coding sequence ATGAATGATTATAAAATGCCTTCCAATGATGAAAGGCTTATAGCAGCAGCAATCTATGTAACCAGCTTTTTTACCGCTTTTGTCGGACCGCTGATCATTTGGCTATTGAAAAAAAATGACTCGGAGTTTGTAGATTACCATGGAAAGGAATATTTGAATTTTTTAATTTCTTATACGATTTACAGCGCCATCAGCGTAGTGCTAATGATCATTTTAATTGGGGTCATTACGATTTGGATCGTGGGAATCCTTGCTTTTATCTTTACAATAGTAGCTGCTGTCAAAGCATATGAAGGCAAGGAATACAGAATTCCTTTAGTTTTCAGGATTTTAAAATGA